The sequence ACCCCTTTTGTATATACCACTACATAACTGCCACAGGAACCTATTTCTAAGTTCTCACTGATCAAAAATACTCAGGATGACTTTGTGTACAAACTCAATTTtgagtaaagaaagaaataggcCAGCAACATTTTTACATTATCAGAAGTGAAGCTGTGCCTTTCTAGGTGCAGTTTTACAAATCTCTGTCTACCACTTTCTAGAACACTTTAGAGTGAAACTGTCagactttcttttcctgaaaatcacCCCTCCCATGATCACCAAACAGCCGGAATCCAATGCATGAGTTGCTACTTTCGCTTTAGAAGAtgccattaaagaaaaaatcattcaCAAGTTTATAAAAATACTGTCCTTTCAGAAACAGGAGCATTTCTGGGAGTGTTCTAACAATTTTAGGGAAGGATGTGCTATCTAAATCTTACCTTTCCCAGTCGAAATGTTTGTAACCCAGGATATTCCAAGCTagcaagcaggaaaataaaacttgaaagagaaagtgggagaaagggaagggggATTTCCTGAAATGGATTTATCtggttttgttctcttcttgcgtgaaaggcaaatgaaaatagaacaaaagCTGAATGAAAAGTAGAATTCAAACAGTTGCTTCAGTTTTAACAATCCGAAGTTTAGTAACACATGTGGAACAAGAGAAGCAAGGTCTGTGTGCTTACAAATCATCTTTAAGTTCTGTGCAGACGACACAGTTGTcctttgaaagagagaaaatacctTTATCTTTTCTCctagctgttttcctttttcctggtATTCATCTTAATCCACAGAAAAATCCCAGGGGATTTAGTTCTGGCTTTCAGAAGGTCTTGAAGGCTTGTTTCTCCAGGGGGCCAATTCCTAGCTACCCACCTCCTCGAATTCACTGTAGGGGGATGAGGCTGAGGAGGCTTTCGACTCTCCATCACTGTTGCACTCCCGCAGAGGACCGGGACTGGGATCATCCGGGAGCTCCTTGGTGGTGAGCGTTTCCTTACTGCTGGACCCCAGGGGATAGCAGTCCAGCAAGCTCTGCAAGTGCTTGATGTAGCTTATGGCTGCTCTCAGGGTCTCCACTTTGCTGAGGCGCTTGTCAGCAAATTCCTTGGGCAGGTGCTCTCTCAGGCGTGTATAGCCTTCGTTCACGCAGCGCACCCGCTGCCTTTCTCTCTCGTTCCTCTTCCGAATGAAGGCAGGCTCAAAGGAATAGTCATAGACGCCCACGTAGCCAGGGAATGGGATGTAGGAGATGCGACCTGCATGCCCACCGTAGGCTCGCTCCCAGTACGACGGGTCTAAGTGGATGGGAACCCCAAAGGGTTCTCTCAGGGGAACCCCGTGGGGATGGATGTGGCTGTTAGCCAGGGGCATCGCTCCTGAAAATGCAATCCTGTTCAACAGTCCATCATCATCTTTATTGCTGGCCatgctttgtcttttctcacCAGCACAAAGTCAGCTCCCGAATTTGACTTCCAAATCGTGTATCAATCCGGGCAAGAAGGAAACATTTGTACAGGCACTTTGCCCCAGGGGTGGCAATTTTCTCCTGCAGAGTGTAGAAACTCAGATCTCAAAGCACTGCTGATGACTCAGGAGGTCCACTCGTGCCTGGAAATCAGCTCTAAGCCTTGTTTTTATAGATGCAGGATGCCAGCTAATTTATAGACAGGTTTTGAGGACCATCACTCCACACTTTTAaaccttccttttcctctgatCTTCATATTTCAAAAGATAATAAGAGGGTTCCTGTGTATTCCTTTTCTCCGTTGAAATTATGACCATACGAGTTAACGCCAAACATAAATAATCTTCCAGGCTCTAAACACTTCTCATGTATTGTAATCCACAATATCATTTGATATAATTGTCTCCAAAAGCGGCGTAATTTGCAAAGTTTACAGAGATCTTCAAAGTTTTGGCAGAACTCCTCCCTTTCAGGAACTGAGGATCTTCTGTCATCTGAAAACTACCCAAAGGCTTTCCACAATGAAATCCAAAAGACAACTGCAAGCTTTGTTGTTTCGGCTGCTCTGGTCTAACTGAAACAGCTCTCAAGCAGTTTGCAAACTTATATGGCATGTCTCTCGCTTtctggagaagcagagaaatctTCAAAGGAAAGAGTGCTCTCTTGTGGTTGCAAGTCATGTCAGATCAAGAATGCATACGTGCGAACGATAAGAGGAAAACTGTTCTCTTCACCCGAAGACAGGCTTTTTCAAGAAATATGAGTTTCACAAATTGAACAtgaacattttcaagaaagccTGCAACATTTTGCTCATTTCTACTCATTGCAGAGATGTTCTGGTCATCATTATAATCATCTTCCTCAGGCAATGAAATACAGAGGTTATGCCCTAATTGCCCCAGTGTAGTTGTTACCAGATGTTTACATCAATGCTGGCTTTCTAGATGCATCCTCCAGAGTACTTCAACTGGGGAGCTGAAAATCCCTCTCAGCTGTGCCAGATCTGTGCTGCATCTACCAGTTCACCTGCAGCCTGCCAAGGAGACGAGGTGGGCAGAAAGAAGACAAGGACTTTTGAGAGCACAAGGGCACCATGTGGTCATCCGTGTGCTTCCTCTAAGAAATCTGCTGTGCTACGAGCATCTTTCCCCATTTTGTTGTTCAAAAGCCCAtagttataatttttttttttccccagaaatacATCTTCACAGTTAACAGAATTGCCTTCTTTTTGCTACCATCATTTCAGTGAGTTGAACATTTGGCccaggagagcagtgggaaaggACAGAGATGAAAAGGTACAAGCATGTGGGCTCTATTAAAACTGTTCTTTTGCTCAAAGTGAAAGTTTCCACCCTGTTTGGTCTTTCATGCCAAACAGTCTCAGAAATGTGAGTAACTGAAACAACATCCTTTGCTCTGAGAAACACATCTGTGTCTCTGCTGAGTCAGAAACCAGCAGCAGTGATGCCAGTGCACGCTTTCAAGTCAGTATCTCTGCTGGCCTACTCTGCTGCTTCAAAAAACAGTGATACAAGAGGAATCTAGATGGTAATCTTCAAAATATGATGAACGTACAGGGAGACCCTTCCAGACAGATGTAAATGAGAACAATCCTGGCCTCTGATTTATGccagcagctggaaaagcacCAAAATGGCTGAAACTCCAGGGGAAGTATCCATCCACTTTCACCTCCATCACCAGCGTTGCTGGTGATTCAAGCTGAAGGTTTTCAGCGTTGCCTAACAGTTAGCTAATGCCTTTCATGAGGAGTTGAGTCAAGTCACACctaaatgcctttctaaaacaTCTGCAGAGCTCAAGGTATGAAGGAACATCCATGCAAAATTTGTTTCAGATCAAATAATCAAGAaccctttctgttttttttagaAGTGTGGAAACTGTAGAACAGCATTGGCTTTTCAACATCACTTGCACTAGAAATTTTGCTGTCAGAGAGTTTTCCAGTAGAAACATTTCCAGATCTGAATTCTGAAAATAGCACATTTGCTGTAGCACTAAGGTAGGCAAGGACTTGAAGCTTTCTTGAAGCAAGGAGGATGTTGCCTCTGAGCAAATACCTGAAGTAGGAAAAGGACATTTGATGTTTGTCatttttctattgaaaaattctgttctttgtcATAATGAGCACAAGCAAAGACCTTCCCCAGTCTCTACAATCTCTGTAGAAGCATATAAGTAAATGGCAACATGCCTCCTGGGGCTCTCAGGTGCCAAAATTTTTCACAGCCCTCCATGACTCCTCCAGAAGTCCAGCTGAGTTCAAAAGGCATGGCTATGTTTCAGTTCTGTCATGCAAATACACTGCTCTTTGCTGCCTGAGCTCTTGTCCATCTTTACTATAAATGCAGGTCACCTGCACTTCCCAAAGGGTCAGAACTCCACCTGTGCTAAACTACtcctacagaaaaatataaaataaaattacaaccCACTGTTAGTTCCTTAAAGAAAtacatgggggaaaaaaaaacatttttgtgaaTTGTTAACCTGTGTAATTGAACTCATGTCAGAGTCTGCAGATTGTGTTTCtgagcaagagaagaaaacacaccacaagtgcttgctgaatgttgtaTCTTATTGACAAATCTAATGTCATGCTCACAGGCAGAGCTTTGAACGTGGGCAGGGAGCCAGCACAAAGCAATACACTCTCATGAGAGCACGAGCAGGACAAGGGCGATGCATCGTGCTTGTACCAACCCACACAGCTGAGCATAGGAACAGCAGCAGGACTAGGGCACCATAGTGTAATGAGTAGATTAAGACTCCGTGGACAATATTCCTCTAAGAAAACCCACTGTTCTTAATTCTGATGCTGCTGCTCAAATTACCTTCCATGTCCTGAATACAAGACTCTTCAAgctgaaaggaagcagaaagtCTGGTTTGCCTTTGGTTGGTAGAAGTCAGATATTATTCACTGCTCTGTGGCAGAATCATCCTGCTTCAGAGCTGTTGCAAGAGGATGTTCAGGCTCTGAGTTTCTGGAAGCTGTGCTGTTTCTATTTGCAACTTAGCTGTGGTTTCAATTGCATATTCCCTAATACTGTCTACAAGAATGTAATCTGTACAAAAGAACCCTCAGCCTGTTCGCACTCCCACAAGAATCATGAATAACACTACAGACATCCTTGTGTTACACCGTGATTGCTTTGAATTACTCTGAATTACTCAAAGCAACAGATTCTCCTTGACACCACATCCCCCTGCGGCTGAAATGAAAGTCATCAttggaaaaactgcagaaactcaAACACCAGCTGAACATGTGCATCCATTTCCCAACAGATGAGGTCTCAACTATTTTATCTGTGAACATATtagtgaggaggaggaggaagaaaatacagtagGAGTTAAAAAAGAAGTCCTCACCCATTATGCTTTTCTTATGTTTTACTGTACTGTAATTACActaaaaaaatgtgatttattaTACACTTTGTGGTTTGTCTGGGTGTTGCAGTTTACTAACAGATAATTTATTAAAAGATGTGAAATTAACAGTTTCTCATATTAACTGcatatcacagaattacagtTATAACTGTAACTTAATAGTTCTGTGCATTGTTAATAGTTGTGTACTTTCACATGGGTCATCTCTCTAGCTCTCTAGCTGGCAGTGAGTGCTGCATCTGACTTAACAAGGCTGCATACTAAGATTGTCACCAGGATACAGGTGCATCAGCAAAGCGCTGGCAAGCCAATAAAAGGTGGAAGGATATCTGGATATTTAATGTTAATCAGCTGACCTGAGTCACTGTTGTCTGTGCGATCCCTGTACAGCATAATTCTGCTCCCTCTGAGAAGAATCCAAGGGCATGTTAGTATCAGTAGGAGAGAACCAATGGCTATGACATGTGGCATGGTCCAGTGGGGATTTCAACTCCTGGAATTACTAATGCACGCTAACTGCATCTTTTTCCCTGTGATTCCATGAGCTctcttatttttcagcatatcTCCAGGGTACTAGTGCAGCTTGAAAAATAGCTGTGTCATTTGCTCTTGTGCAGCAAGTACCATGCAAGTCAATAAACTAAGCTCTCAGGGGACATCACGCACATGTCTTATGGAAACAACTCATATATGTTACAAATGCCATCTCtaaaaaaatcttctctttcaaaagagagacatttctgaaatgtattttgctgTAATACTCTGGGCATGCAGAACACATCTCTGTAGACATAGATTAATTTCTCATCCAGTGACACTTTATAGTTTTCCTGGTTTCCTTTGATACTGGTGCATTAAGTTGGTAGTTAAAGTATCACTTCTTCAAGGGTGTAAAGAgcctacaaaaaaaatctggaatGTTGGATCTTGCCAGCAAGAGAAAACTCTTATCTGCTTATGACTACATCCAGTCTGACTCATAGGCTCAAAGTATTACTTTCAGCTCAGATAGCGAGGATTTCAGCACCAGGATGGTCCTCCAGTAGGAGTGCATTATCAAAATTGGCATCAAACTCAGGTCTTGGTGTTTCAGGGCAGAACTGAGATGTATTGAGAGTAGCGGTGAAGTTGTAAGGACAACAAGGGAAAATGTGAGATCTCCAATCAGTCTCCCTATGTTTTAGGGAGTTCAGTGTGATGAAAGAGTCTTTTGAGCTGGAGGGGTCatgctggaggggctctgagcatctgatctagctgtagatgtccctgttcattgcagaggaggtGGACCAGATGGCCCTTAAGGCCATtaaactcaaatgattctgtaattttatgaAGTAGCGTATAAGAGGTGCCCAGCTCTCAGACTGCTAGAGTCAAATGAGGAGCTGTTTCCACCCCTAAAAGAACTGACGGCTGTGCATCGAACTGGAGTGATCTTTTCAGATTGTACATTCAGTCATTTTGGATTAAAAGGCAGCAGGAAGACAAATACTTTGTGTTGCCTCTTGTGCAGACTCCCAATCAAGGCATCTCTCATTATGTGAGGCAACATTTACccatggaatggaacacctcccccATGAGGACAgtctggggctgttcagcctggagatgagaaggctatgaggtgacctgagagtggtctttcagtacctaaaggggagctacaggaaagaaggggacagacttttcagcagggtctgtggtgacagaacaaggggaaatggtttcaagatcaaagaggggagatttaggttagatataagaaaaaaaacttttacagtgagggtgatgagtTGGGTTGCCTAGcaatgtggttgatgccccatccctggagactttcaaggcaaggctggatcaggccctgggcagcctgatctagttgtggtgtggtgtccctgttcatgcaggggagttgggttagatggccttcagaggtcccttctaactctaaggattctacaATTTAGGTGTCAGACACAATCCGATTGCAGAAGCACATTACAGCATTTCAGGAAGCAGCTGTTCACCTCTGTGCTAAGCAACTTGCAGCCTGATTTGAGCAGCAAATGTGATTAACATGCACGTGCCACAGGTGACTACACGCCAAGACATTCCTTTGTAACACAGCCTTAGCCAGAACAGTACGTTACTTAGCCACAAATCACAACCAAACAAGGAACGGCAGCTCCGGGCCTGCTTTGTAACCGATTCAAACGCGGCTCGGCCGTTCCGAGCTCNNNNNNNNNNNNNNNNNNNNNNNNNNNNNNNNNNNNNNNNNNNNNNNNNNNNNNNNNNNNNNNNNNNNNNNNNNNNNNNNNNNNNNNNNNNNNNNNNNNNTTACTTATATTTGTCcttttttaagataaattagGAAAAGGATTTTCTCTTCCTAACTTGGCCCACACCAGCCTGGTTGGACCTGTAATAAAAATGAACCAGGTGAGAAGTCTCACTTTTAGTTAAATAATATTGATTCTTTTTTAGGTCTGTAAATTTGTGCATATTGCTGTGTTCAGTCATTCTAAAGATAGCTAATATTAAAGCTTTAACTATACAGTAGATTGAAAATCCACACTCTGGATGAAAAAtagtacacacacacacaccccatcAGACCAGGGTGCTTTATAAAGAGTCCTCTAGCCTTTTGGGGGAATCCCAGCAAAGTGGAAACACCACAGAGACAGCTGTGCTATCCCCAGCAGGTCTTAGGTGCATCAAATGAGCTCTCACTACTGTGACCTTTCCATAGTACTGGAAAGCTAAGATGCAAGCTCAGTGTCCTTGTGGTTAGCATTACCCAGCATTCTGGAGGGCTGCTAGCATCAGAGCCTATCTGTACCCTGAAGTCAACTGAATTTCAGGAAGCACAAAGCCATGCTTGTTTCCTGCACTGCTGAGGGACTAATTGTCAAATCTACTAACCCTGAATATGTCTGTCTGAAATTTAAGGTAATTTTACATGTTCTTGTTTCCTCAGGGTCATCTTGTGATTTTCACTGATGTTCACTACAAACATGAGCAAGGGGAAGATGAGGACCTTCACAGACACCCCTAATACcccttttctttcaaacaatAATAGAGAAAAAAGAGGTCTTCCTTCTTTTGGCTTGTATGGAATAGATGCTATAACATTAGAAGCATGGATCTTGgtcactattttttttatgttcctTCACTTTTCATAAAccaaatctgttgtttttttagcACAGTGGTATAGCTGACTTTTATTGATGCTTTAGAAAACTTGTTTCAGTCTGATGGGAAGGAGTGACTGGGTCTTCCTGTGTTATAAACACCaagtttttattaatttcaggAACCAGTTATTGCATTATTCAGCTTATCTCCGTTAGTGTTAGCAACGTTTTATGTACAGAGATCTTattttttgtagtatttttaCAGTTTGTCCCTTTGTAACTGGATACCATGAGTGGGAACAGATTTATAAAATCTAGTGaattatcatagaattatagaatcaaaATTTGTGTTGAAGTAACCTccaaaggccatctagtccagaGATCACCTAAGAACAGGACTAATCAGATCATGTTGCTGCAGACTGTGTTCATGTGAGTTTTGAACCTCTCCAAGAGCAGAGattccacaacctttctgggcaacattttctgctgtttaacCAGCTTCAgagtaaatttattttcctgatatcGAATCAGAATTTCCCATGTTCCAATTTGTGTccacttccttttttctctgcaCTGTGCACTTCCAAGAAGAGCCCAGCTCCATCTTTTCTGTATCCTCAGATCAGAAAgttgtagaaaagaaaaaggtcttGGCAGGctctctcttttccaagctaagcATACTTGATCTCTCATACTGTCCTAGTAGATCATGTTCTCCAGCCTCATAACCATTTTCGTGATACCTGCTGGACTTGATCCAGGATGTCAATATCATTCAATATCAGTGGGGAGCCCAAATTGGACACAGTAATTCACAGTCTTGCAAGTGCCaaatagaaaggaagaaacacttACCTTCACATGCAGCTTTATGTTCAACCTTGCTGTCCACTAAGATTCACAGATCCTTTTCTGCATAGCTTGTTTCTAAAGATCCCCTAGGCTGGACTGATGCAGGGCATTACTCCCTCCCAGATGTGAGGAGTGCACTGACTGCTCCTCACAGGTTGGTGTTGGGTACAAACTTGCCAAGAGTGCACACTGTCCCATCATCCACACCATCAGTGAAGGAATTAAGCAGTGCTGATCGCAATATTGATTCCTGTGGGACACCCACTAGTTGCCAGTCAACATCCTGACTTTGTTAAACACAACTCTGATTCTGGCCACACAGCCAATTTTCCACGTTCCTTCTCCACCCTATAAATCACCAGTTTGATGAGACTAATGGAGACTGTTTCAGAGTCCTTACTGAAATCAGAGAATACCATATCCATTGCCCTTCCGTTGTCCACAGCACCAGTCAGCTGATCGTAGAAAGCCGTGAAGCTGGCCAGGTGTGATCTGCCTCTGGTATACCCATGCTGGCTGCTTCCAGCTACATTATCCTTTGTGTGCTTTAGAAATGGCTTCTAAGATATTTTACTCCATATCCATCCCAGTGTCAGAGATGAGATTGACTGTCTTGTATTTCCCTGCATCATTCTCCTTGCCTATCTTGAAAGCAGTGTGATGTCcgccttttttccagtcatgaGGAACTTCTGACTGCCATGACTTTGATAGAAAGCAGCATATTTCTGTGATCAGTCAGCCAACACCTTTGGGTGCTTCCTGTCTGGTCCCATGGATTTGCGTACATCCATGTGGGTTAAGCGATCCCAAACACTGGCTTTCTCTGCTGTGGGTTATGCTTCGTTCCCACAGGCTCTGCAAGGAGCTCAAGGACCTGTGAGCCCTGACGACAGATCTTACTAGCGAAGACAtctttttctgcatctcttGACACAAGTCCCTGGCCTGCTGAGCAATGGACCCACCCTCTTCTTAAACTTTCTTTTGCTATTGATATATTTACAAAGCCCTTCACCTCCCATAATTGTTTCAGCTCCTAATGAGTTTTGGCTTTCCTGACTTCATTTCTACATGTGCAAGCAATGTCTTAGCGCTCCTTTCAAGTAGCTGGTCCCAGTTTCCATCTTCTGTATGCTTCCTTTTCGTGTCTGAGGTCACTCAAGAGCTCTGTGTTCATCTACTCTGGCCTTCTGCCACGGTTGCTCAACCATCTGAACATTGTTCTTGTGCTCTGAGGAGGTTGTCCTTGAAGATTAGCCAGCTCTGGGCCTTTGCTCTGCAGGGTATTTTCCCACAGATCTTGCCAAGCAGGCTCCTGAAATCTTCACATCTACAGTCTACAGCTGTAATTCTGTTTTTTGTCTTGCTCACTCCTCTCAGGTTCTGAAACTCCACAGTCTTGTGCTCACTGCAACCAAGACTGTCCCGTCCTTGATTGTCATCCCAcagtttttccttgtttgtgaGTAGCTGCAGCTCTTTGAGGGGATCAGGCTCCACGTAATTCTTTAATTCTGTAACTC is a genomic window of Meleagris gallopavo isolate NT-WF06-2002-E0010 breed Aviagen turkey brand Nicholas breeding stock chromosome 1, Turkey_5.1, whole genome shotgun sequence containing:
- the ASCL4 gene encoding achaete-scute homolog 4, with amino-acid sequence MASNKDDDGLLNRIAFSGAMPLANSHIHPHGVPLREPFGVPIHLDPSYWERAYGGHAGRISYIPFPGYVGVYDYSFEPAFIRKRNERERQRVRCVNEGYTRLREHLPKEFADKRLSKVETLRAAISYIKHLQSLLDCYPLGSSSKETLTTKELPDDPSPGPLRECNSDGESKASSASSPYSEFEEVGS